A region of the Planctomycetaceae bacterium genome:
GGTGAAACAGACTGTGAATGCCGTAGAAGCACTTGATGTAAAGAATTCCCACCAGAACCAGAACGATCGACATCAGACCGTACGGCACCAGTTCCGAGACCGACTTCATCGTGTATTCCGGCAGTTTTCCGAAGACGGTTTCGAAGCACTTTTCCGGAGGCAGCCCCAGCCCGTAAACCAGAAACAGTCCGTAAACCGAATACGCCACGATCGAAGCGATCGCTGTCGGCACGATGACTTCGGACTCCAGGTCGGCATCGCGGTACATGATTTCGCCGGCGAACAGTGCTCCGGCCAGGGGAGCCCGAAAGATGGCTCCGATGCCCGCGCCCATTCCCGCAGCCATCAGGACTCGCCGATCCCGCGCCGACAGTTTCAGAAGCTGCCCGAGACACGATCCCAGAGTCGCGCCGATCTGTGCGATCGGCCCTTCACGTCCGCCCGATCCGGCGGTTCCCAGCGTGATCGCCGACGCGATCGTTTTCACGAACGCAACACGCAGCGAGATGTTGCCGCGCTTGTTGTGAAAGGCATCGATCGCTCCGTCGGTGCCGTGACCTTCGGCTTCCGGAGCGAACGTGTAAACCAGCAGTCCTGACCCGATCCCGCCGCAGATCAGCACCGCAAGCAGCGCCAGAAACGAAAACGAAGTATCGGGGGGATGAAACAGATGCTGTTCGCCGGCGGCTTCGCCCGGCTGAAACCCGGCAAACTGAAGCAGGACAAATCGCACCACGATCTGACCAAGCACCTGAAACACGATGGCTCCGACGCCGGCCATGATTCCCGTGACCACGGCCAGCAGAAACCATTTCCCGTTGGTATGCAGATGGAAATGGCCGGCCAGCCGTCGAAACAAGGAACCCATTGTGATGTTGCCCGCTGCGAAATGACGTGCTTATTGGTTGCTGACTGCGCGAATGCCGATGAATGACAATCGGCGACGCGTCGCCGGCCGCGCGGCGCGGTTGCCTTGCCGATTGTTCAGGCTCGGCGAGCAATCGCCCTGGCCCGCAACGCAAACCCCGGCGAAACACACTCGCCCCTGTATCTTCGCGATTTTGCCGGCATTGCAACTGTCAGGCGGGCACTGCGCGAAGGATTCTGCAGATCCGTACCGGGATATCGACAACTGACGCGAAGACGCCACCGCAATTCAGAATCGTGTCTTCGGCACTGATCGAAACCGCAGTGCCGGGACACGAAACCGCGGTGCCGGGGTACGAATCCGGTGTCGTCGAACAAACCGAACGCCGCCGTCGAACGGTCAGCCGGCGTTGCTAAGCGGCTTTCAGCGAACGGGAATTCTGTGCCCAGTTGATCCAGTTCGTGACTTCTTCCAGATCCGGCATTTTTCCGCCGCGGACGATTCGCTGACCTTCGGCGGACTCACAGAACGGCGCGACTTCGGCAAGCAGATCGCTCGGCTGCTGCGACGCCACTTCTTCCGCTTCACCGTAACCGCAGGCCACCAGAATCTGTGCATCATGTCCCCTGAGTTGCGGGATCTGACACACCATCGCGGCCTGCGCCTGCCACTGTTCGACAACTTCGACGGTGATGCGGCGATTGTTGAGTTGAGCGACGACAGTTTCCGGCGACGCGTTCAGCAGGTCATCGACCGTCAGAATGTTGGCTCTCGCCAGGCGTTCGGCGGTTTTGGGACCGATGGACGGTGCGGCTTCGACGTCGCTGCTGCGGCTCAGGTAGAACTTCCATTCCGTGCCGCCGTGTCCGCCGGAATTTCCGTTTCCGTTTGAGCTGCCGTTGGCGCCGGAGGAACTTTCCGAATGACTGCGGGACCGCCGGTCATTGTCGCGATCCATCAGCCGGCTGGCGACGCGAGTGGTACGGCGAGATTCCGCCTTTCGCTCCATGCGACGCCGGCGCCGCGAGAAGCGTTCGGATCGCGTCCGCTGAGACTCTCCGCTGTATCCCGGCCGTCGCTGTCGGCGCACGGAACCCGTTCCGGAACTACTCCGTGCCCGGCCCGTTGAATGAATGACCGTCGACGACCGCTGTGACGACGACCCGTTTCCGGAACGACTGTGGTACTCATGGCGGTGCCGGCGGGCGTCTTCCATCGATCGTGCATGCAGCGCCCAGCGAGTCCAGTTGATGGCTTCCTGACGATCGATCGCTCGTCCGGCCCGAAGGTAATGTCGTCCCGAATCCGAATACTGAAACGCCGTCAGCAGATCGAACACCGCTTCCGGCCTCAGTCGGCTCATCTGTTCGACGGAACGAATTCCGGCGGCATACAGCAGAGCCGCGTCGCGTCGCCGCAGCATCGGAATCCGGCAGGACAATTCCGCCTGACCCTGCCAGGCATGAATTCGCTCACTGTCGATCAGAAATCCCTGGTCGCGAAACCGGTGTTCCAGTTCCGGAGCGGGGATCTGCAGCAGTTCATCGATCGTCTGAATATCAACGGACTGCAGCGCGGCGATTTCCGCTACGGTCAGCCCGGCAAGGTCTTCGACCGGGTTATCCGTTTCCAGGTAGAAAAGCCACCGGGCATCCGTTTCGTTCGACGCGTCAGCAATCCGCTCACCCATTTCGCCGGGGAATTCCTCCGCCTCGCCGTCAAACGCCTTGAACACCAGCGACTGATCGTCAATGACAGGTTCGCGCACGGGAACCGGCGTCGGCACAGGGACCGCCACCGGTTGAGGAATAAACACCTGCTGCGGCTGCTGAGCGGGCAGTTCTTCCAGAGTTCGCATGGCGGCGCGGCGACGCACGAACAGTTCGCGGACATCGTTCTGACTGGTCAGCAGCAGGATCTGCTGGCCGGACGACGCCACTTCCATCAGCAGGTCGGCGGCCGCTTCGGCCCGGTCATCGTCCGCGGAAATAAACACGTCATCCAGCACCAGCGGCACTCGATCACTGTCGGCCGCCTTGATCTGAATCAGAGCCAGCCGAAGCGCCAGAGCAGCCTGATCGCGAGTCCCGCGGCTCAGTTGCGACACCGGCACCGGCACCGGCGAACGGCGGGTGTGAACGGTCAGCCCTGTCCGGTTTCCGGTCACTCCGAATCCCGTGCATTCCTCTTCGGTCAGACGCCGCAGATACTTCGACGCCAGGTCCAGAACCGCCGGCTTTCGCTGACTCTTCAGCCGGGCAATGACTTCCCGCAGGCTGGCTTCGGTCCGTTCAATGACACTCAGGCGAGCCTTCAGCAGTTCCGTCTGAGCATCGATTTCGGCGATGTCAGCATTCAGACGATCAATATCTTCCAGCC
Encoded here:
- a CDS encoding DUF4332 domain-containing protein, yielding MQFNEFSIDQFGMFQNFPLSGLAPGLTVIYGGNGTGKTTLVHFLRGVLFGYHADSVSEGFRDVHNHGYLDIESTDRRFRLRRRARTSGVGGLNDDLEVVDRGTDARLSSVSNRLPDWVSEDVYREIFSVGHQEADRFDLLTRLCLSGPLGGSDIEAEIRRAEIALDQAVRERTGDATAIGLVRQIEQLAARRRALQDELAAMRTVSPSVPARIAELEGELAALRQELLSLANQIAELQAEIARLEARRRELLQRNLLALDRDRIQAELVQIDKRMETWSAVQATIEHQGLSTSTITGSKPHTHESLRSVRALISRLEHRLNDLEHQGAASGSGGLPVATLQNHLRDEIFALCDYAAKHEAAVVAHEQGLEAMFASRALQSIASLQDVIRGRRDCLRDELQRADNILAAKHFSSATADCSLEAHRHYRRTDSHSHDASLQELDARLRQLRLQLDELTVRRERTSERIPVLERELDDLRRQLAAAARLEDIDRLNADIAEIDAQTELLKARLSVIERTEASLREVIARLKSQRKPAVLDLASKYLRRLTEEECTGFGVTGNRTGLTVHTRRSPVPVPVSQLSRGTRDQAALALRLALIQIKAADSDRVPLVLDDVFISADDDRAEAAADLLMEVASSGQQILLLTSQNDVRELFVRRRAAMRTLEELPAQQPQQVFIPQPVAVPVPTPVPVREPVIDDQSLVFKAFDGEAEEFPGEMGERIADASNETDARWLFYLETDNPVEDLAGLTVAEIAALQSVDIQTIDELLQIPAPELEHRFRDQGFLIDSERIHAWQGQAELSCRIPMLRRRDAALLYAAGIRSVEQMSRLRPEAVFDLLTAFQYSDSGRHYLRAGRAIDRQEAINWTRWALHARSMEDARRHRHEYHSRSGNGSSSQRSSTVIHSTGRARSSSGTGSVRRQRRPGYSGESQRTRSERFSRRRRRMERKAESRRTTRVASRLMDRDNDRRSRSHSESSSGANGSSNGNGNSGGHGGTEWKFYLSRSSDVEAAPSIGPKTAERLARANILTVDDLLNASPETVVAQLNNRRITVEVVEQWQAQAAMVCQIPQLRGHDAQILVACGYGEAEEVASQQPSDLLAEVAPFCESAEGQRIVRGGKMPDLEEVTNWINWAQNSRSLKAA